The stretch of DNA ATAATTAAAAGCTTTTAAATCTTCTAACGGTAAATAAATACGACCTCTTTGAGCATCCTCTCCTACATCGCGCAAAATATTGGTTAGTTGCATAGCTATTCCTAAAGAAATAGCTTCTTCTTTGGGGATATAAGTTTGACCATCTTTTTCCCAAGGTACATTGTTTTGGTTGTTGCTAATTCCTAGGATGGCATTAGACATTAAACCTACTGTACCGGCAACGCGGTAACAATAAAGTTTTAATTCTTCAAAAGTTTCATAACGATTGCGATGTAAATCCATTCTTTGTCCCGCAATCATATCTCGAAAGGGTTGGATGTCCATCGGGAAACTTTTAATTGTATCAATTAAAGCAACATCGGTATCATCTGTTGGCTCTCCTGCAAAGATAGATTCTAATTGTTGTTCCCATTGCGCCAGAGTTTCTATAGTTGTGTCTTTTGCTTCAACGCCATCTACTAATTCATCAGTACGACGACACCAAGCATAAATTGCCCAGATTGCTTTACGCTTTTCTTTGGGCATTAATAAAGTTCCAAGATAGAAAGTTTTAGCGTATTCTGCCGTAATTTGACGACAATATTCGTATGCCTCAGTGACTGAGGCTAAGTTTGTTTTAGGTTTTGATTTAGGCAATTGCAGCATGCGGGAGCAAGAAGAAATACTGTCCGTGGTTAGAACAAGGCAATCGGTTGTTTTTTTAGCCATTGAGCATTTTCTCATTTATTAGCTTAATTAACTACCAATTGTGGCTACTTCTGGTTTGATTTCTTGAGTAGTCGAATTATCAGACGCGATTGCATCTGCTGCTAGCTTACCAGAAAGAACAGCGCCTTCCATACTACCCAAATATTTTTGCATAGTATAACTTCCAGCTAAATAAAAGTTAGCAATAGGAGTTTTTTGAGAAGGACGATAAGCTTGACAACCAGGAACCGCTTTATAAACAGAACGAGGAGTTTTTACTACGCGATATTTTAACAATTTTGCAGGATTTTCACCTGTAAAATGTTGTGGAAACAGTTTTTCTAACTCTTTCATCGTCGCAGCAATAATTTCTTCCTCAGATTTATTAATCCAGTCTTCAGCCGGTGCTAAAACTAGTTCTAGCATAGAGCGGTCAGGATTTGAATATTCACGACAAGTATTACTCATGTCGGCATAAACACTGAGTAAGGGAGAACGAGAAAATAATAATTGATCGATATCGGTCATTTTACGATCAAACCAAAGATGAAGATTTATTACGGGAACTCCCTCTAAACCATTTAATTTTTGAAAGAAATCTAATTCGCGCCAAGATTGAGGCAACATCACTTTGAGCGGATCGACAGACATGGCTGAAACATAAATATCAGCAGTAATTAATTGATCATCTGCACCGTCTAAGCCTCTAATTAAAAAGCCTTTAACTGTTTTGTCTTCATTTAAGAAAATTTCTTTGAGAGGGGCGTTTAATTTGACATCACCACCTCTAGCCTTAATGTAATCAACCATTGGCTGACACAATCTTTCTGTAGGCGAGCCATCTAAAAACGCTACTTTAGAACCATATCTTTCTTGAAGAAAACGATTCAGTGCTGTCAAAGGTACTGTAGCTGAAACTTCCTCTGGGTTGATAAAAGTCAAAGCTTTTGAAGCAGCAATAAAAATATCACTATTGACCCTTTCGTCAACACCTCGCATTCTCAGCCAATCTAAAAGACTAAATTTATCCATGTCTTCAACGTATTGTTGACCCCTCACTACTGCTGGGAGTAAGCCAATCGCAAAACGAATTTTTTGCTCCCAAGTCAACATATCTTTATTGCGAAGAATCGATAAGATGACATTAATAGGTGCAGGCAAATCAGGGACATCGAAGCGAGAATAAGTTCCTGGCTTTTCTGGTTGATTAAATATTAATGTATGTTCTTTCCACTGAAGACGGTCTTCAATCCCCAACTCCTTAAATAATTGAAGCATATTAGGATATGCTCCAAAAAAGACATGAAGTCCAGTTTCGTACCAATCTCCATCTTCATCTTGCCAAGCAGCAACTAAGCCACCTAAGACATCTCTTCTCTCAAGGACTATGGGTGTATGCCCAGCATCTACTAGATATTTGGCACAAGACAGTCCAGCTAAACCTGCTCCGGCGATCGCAACTCGCATTTAAAATACTATTCTTCTTAATTACTGTTTATCTTTACTTAACTCAAATATTATACTTTGCATTTTGTTACATTTGGCTAATCTTATCTTAAGAATGCGACAAATTGGTTTTTTTGTTGACTTTACGCTCGGTAGAACTTGAGCTTTTTAAAGATTGCTAGATACTACTGTGCTGATGGTTGAGGAGGATTAGCAGGCGGTTTTGCTTCAGGAGTTTGATTGAGCGGTTGAGGTTGAGGAGGATTAGCAGGCGGTTTTGCTTCAGGAGTTTGATTGAGCGGTTGAGGTTGAGAAGGATTAGCAGGCGGTTTTGCTTCAGGAGTTTGATTGATGGGTTGAGGTTGAGGAGGATTAGCAGGCGGTTTTGCTTCAGGAGTTTGATTGATGGGTTGAGGTTGAGGAGGATTAGCAGGCGGTTTTGCTTCAGGAGTTTGATTACCTTGATTATTATTTTCGACTGGCTTAGAATTTGGTTCTCTTTGATTTGAAGCTGGTTGAGGCGGTTTTTCGATATTTTGTGGTTTTTGAGGAGATAAAGGCGTTTCTGGTTTAGTTTCCTGTTCTTTTCTTAAAGAAGGAAGAGTTAAAGAAGGACAAATTTCTGCGTCATACTGATAGTTAACAGTTACTTGATAAGGTTTGGGTTGATTGGTTTGATTGTTGAATTTGCGATCGCTTAAAGCTTGACTCGCTTGTTCGTTAAAAATAGGATATTCTGAGCCTTTAATCAATTCCAAAGCCAATACTTGACCACTAGCATCAACTACCACTCCATAAACACTTGTTCCTTCTAAACGACGAATACAAGCATCACGGGGATAAGTTCCTTCAATCACCATGATTTCTGGATTGACTGTTTTAATTTGATTGAGCCAAGCGACATAATTTTTTCTGGCATCTTCATCAGTACTGCCACCTTCTTTCTTCTGCAAACTACTACTTAAATCACGCACATTTTTATTTAGTCTTTGCTGACGTTGTGCTGCAATTTGCTGAGAATTTGGTTGTGTTGCTGGTTTTTCTGGCGGTTTAGGTTGAGGTTGAGGAGGATTAACTTCAGGCTTTTGAGCTTCTGGAAGTTTTTCTGGCGGTGCTTGGATAGTTGCTGGTGGTTTGATTGCTGGATTTGTTTGAGAATCAGATTCTAAAGGAGGTAAAGGCGGTGGTAAAGGTAAAGAAGAGAAATCACCTATAGGTGGTAATTTGATATCAGTACTTGGTAAAGGAGGAAGAGGCGGTAAAGGAGGTAAATTAAAGTTTGGTGGCGGTGGTAAAGGAATAGGTACTAAATCTGGATACAAATTGCCATTAGGTCCAATACTAGGTGGTAAAGCAAATGATTGAACGCCATTGTCTAAAGGCGTGGTATTAAATTCTGGTACGTCTAGTTCAAGATTTAAATTAGGTAAACGAGCTTCTTCTTCAGGAGTTAGTTCGATTACAGGCACATTAATTCTTCCAAGTGGATTTTTATCTTGGAGCGAAAAATTAGGTAATCCATACTTATAAACTAAAAAATGAAGTATTAAAGAGACAAATAAAGCTATATAAGTTGGATTAATTATTTTACTTGAAAAATTATTTAGTCTAGATTCGTAAGACATACCACCAGCAAGGAATTTTAATTTAATTTCTAAGTTGTACAGGCATTACTAAATAAGTCATTTTAAAACCACCTACAGGAGTAAAAATCACAGGTTGATTCCATTCATTCAATTGCATTTTAATTTCTGAAGCAGGCATTGCTTTTAGTCCATCCATTAAATATTTAATATTAAAAGCAATATCAATACTTTCACCAATTATTTCCGCAGGTAAAGCTTCTTTAGCATTGCCTACATCTCTAGCATCAACAGAGAGAAATAACTGTTGAGCTTCACTATCAAGACTAAATTTAACAACATTATTTTTTTGAGCTAAAACTGCTACCAATTCTAAACTATTTATTAGTCGTTTACGATCTACTATCATTTGTCGACTAAAATTACTTGGAATTAATTGATTATAAGCAGGATAAGAACCTGTTAATTTCAAACTGCTTAAACGTTTATCTCCTAATTCAAAAATAACCTGAGTTTCATCAAAACTAAATTTAATAGTTTGATCTGCTGGGCTATTAACTAAAATTCTTTCTAATTCTCTTAAAGCTTTAGCAGGAATTGTAACAGCAAAATCTTTAACAAGATTTGTTGTTTTTGCTAAGGATTCTTCGGCTGATGTAGGTTCTACTTCAGAAGTTTCTGGAACTTCTAAAGGAGTTTGTACTACTGCTAAACGATGACTATCGGTGGCAGCAAATTCTAAACTATCTATCACAAAATCATCTTTCTGGGTTTTAAAATGAATACCTGTCAAAATTTGTTTTGATAATTCGGTACTAGCAGCAAACAAACAGCATTTTAAACCTTCTGTTAATGCAGATACTGGTAGTAAAACGGTGCAAACATTTTGTTCTTCTATATTTAATTCAGATGATGCGTTTTCTTCTTCAGTATTAATAGTAGGAAGTTCAGGAAATTCTGAAGCATCAATTCCAGAAAGTTGATATTTTCCTGAAGGAGAACTTAAGATAGCAACAATATTTTGTTCGCTTCCTAAAGTAGCATTTGATAAGCTATCTTCAACAGAAGTATTTACATCTAAGTTAATTTCCATTTCTGGTAACTTAGACACAATATCGTTAAATAGTTTAGCCGGTAAAGTAATTGAACCTCCTTCACTAACTTCAGCATTAAAACTTGTCCGAATTGCTAAATTTCCATCAAAAACAGTTAAACTGACTTTTTGAGTTGTGTCATCGGCAATAACAAGTACATTGCCTAATACCAAAGGTTCGGGACGAGAAGGAACTATTCGACTTACCAAGGACAAATTGCTATTAAGATCGCTTTGACTACAAATAAGTTTCATAAAAAATAATTATATAAATGACTAAATTTTAGTTCAATTGTATTATAAAAAGAGTTATTCAAAGCATCATTTTATTAGAATCATGACAATTGCTTCAAGTTCCACAAAAAAGCTGCAATAGAGAACAAATTTCTAAAAATAAAACAAAATTACCCCAATCTGAGCTTTGTTAACTAGGTAAAATAAATTTATAGTGAAACAATTTAATCCAATTCACACAAACTAACTCAAGATCGCAGTTTATATATAAACGCCTACTCTAACCAAGACTATTTTCAATAGTTTAATTAAAATTTAATTTTTCTGTATAGCTCCAAACCAGGTAAAAAAAATGATGCTCCAAAATAGTCAAACTATACGTTATTACCAAAAACTCACCGATGCCATGGTTGATCTATGGCAAAGAGGTTATCGTTTTGAAGAAATTAGAATGTATATGGAAGGTTATCTTGCTTGTCTGCGACATAGCAATAACATTGAGGCATATCAAATTAATCGCTTAGAAGAAGAAGCATTTCGATTTCTTCGCGATCCTTCCAATTTTGAGTTATCGATGCCCCAACCAGAATCAGATTATTATTAGCTAAATAAAAGGGGTGGTATTGATTAGTAACCATTTATATAGCAATTTACTAGCTCAATTATAATCGCTAAGTATTTGGTACTGTTCAATTTGCTTCCCCTTTAAGTAAACGGTTTTTAAGAAGCGAGAGCTACTTCTACCATTTGTTGCAGTTCACCACTTTGATAGAGTTCAATCATAATATCTGAACCACCGACAAATTCTCCGTTGATATAAACTTGGGGAATAGTAGGCCAGTTAGAATATTCTTTAATACCTTGACGAATTTCCAGATCTGCTAGTACATCTACTGTTTCATAGGGAACACCTAAAGTATTAAGAATTTGCACTACATTATTAGAGAAACCACATTGAGGCATTAGTTTTGAGCCTTTCATAAAGACCAAAATTTTGTTGTTATTAATTAATTGATCGATTCTATCTTTTACGGCAGTACTCATAATTCCTTTCCACAAATTGAAAAAACTACAAAAAAATTTTCAGCTTGATGGTCACTAATACTATAAACTTACTTAAAATTTAAACAAGTTGACCTGTTGCTTGCCAAGCTTGAGGAGTGTAAGTTTTTAAAGCTAGAGCATGAATAGCTTCCGATGCCATTGCTTCTTGTAATGCTCCATACACAAGTTGATGTTGTTTAACTCTACTTTTTCCTTCAAATTCAGCAGATACAACGATCGCTTCAAGATGATCACCACCACCTGTTAAATCTCTTACTGTTACTTGAGCATCAGGTAGCTTTTCTTTGATCATTGTTTCAACTAATTCCAAGTTAATCATAAACTTTCCTTGATTGAGATAGCAATTACTTCAATTATTTTGACGTATTTAACTAACTCGAAGTTAATTAAAAATTACTTAGTGGAGTTGGAAGTAGGGAAAGCATCTTCAACAAAGCCAATTTCAAACAATTGTTGATAAGCTTTTTTACCTAGCTCAGTGGTAGGATTTTGAGATTTAACTACCTGAATTAATAATGGTACAGATAACTCTGGTTGATTTTGTGCGCGATGAACTAAAGCTAGTTGATAGGTAGCTTCATCTCGCATCTGTCCAGTTTCCAAAGCTTTTTGTCTTTGTCCTTCGGCGATACGGTTGTCAATTCCAGAGAAACTATCAAAAAGTTGAAGGTAAAAATTAGACAATTGATTAAAAACTTGACGAGCTTTTTGCAATTTTTCGGCAGCAACATCATATTGTTCTGCTTCAATCGCTGTTTTGGCTTCAGACATCAATTTTTGACCTCCTTGAAGACTCAAAATACTATCTGCTTGAGTTAGAGGACGAAGATTGTTAGGGTCAGATAAATCTTCGGTAGGGGGTGCTGAGGGGTTTTCTGGGGTGGGTTGTGCTTTGAGTGAAGGAGAGATTATTAAAATCGAGGCTAGGCTTAAGCAAGTTAAAAAACTAACTTTGAGGCGATTAATCTTGAAAGTTAACATAGTCTATCTTTACCTAATTTAGGCTTATCAACAAAAGCGATTAGAGCTTCAGGTATCTTATCACCTCGACTATGTTTACTGTCTACTTTGGCAATTGTTTGAGCAATAATTATTGATTTAAGAGTTATGATGGTTGGTCGTTTGTTAATAGTTTAATTAAGACTTAATTTGATTTTATTTAAACTAATTTGTCTATGTCTAAATATTTAATAATTTATTGCTTGATTTTATCTAGTTTTGTTTCAGCTTGCCATTCAAGTAGTTCTAAAACTATTAATTTGAAACAAGATCAATTTATTCAAGTTTATTTTAATTATCAAGCGGATTTAGGCAATAGTTATACTGATCCTTATCGTAAGATTACTCGACCAGGAGATGATTTAGAAGCTGTTATTTTGAAAGAAATTAATGCTGCCCAATCTAGTATAGATTTAGCTGTACAAGAATTTAAACTACCTAAAATAGCTAAAGCTTTAGTTCAAAAATATCGCTCAGGAGTTAAAGTCAGAGTTATTTTGGAAAATAACTATAGTCTTCCTCTTAGTCAATTAAGTTTAACAGAAGTAAATCGACTAGCAAGTCGCGATCGCTCTAAATATCAAGATTTTTTAGCTTTAATAGATAGTAATCAAGATGGAAGACTTAGTAATTCTGAAATTGCTCAAGGCGATGCTTTAATAATTTTTAAAAATGCTGGTATTCCATTAATTGATGATACTGCTGATGGTTCAAAGGGCAGTGGTTTGATGCATCATAAGTTTATGATTATTGACCGCAAAATTGTTTTAACTGGCTCGGTTAACTATACTTTAAGTGATATCCATGGAGATTTTACTAATCTTGAAACTAGAGGTAACGCTAATAATTTATTAGTAATTAATAATCAACAATTAGCTCGATTATTTACAGAAGAATTTAATTATATGTGGGGTGATGGAGTTGGCGGAAATTTTGATAGTTTGTTTGGTTTAGCAAAACCTTATCGTTCTCCGCAGCAACTTGTTTGGAATGATACTACTGTAGAAATACAATTTTCTCCTACTTCTCCTAGTAAAGATTGGGAACTGAGTAGCAATGGTTTAATTGGTAAAACTATTAGCAATGCGGACAATTCTATTGATTTAGCTTTATTTGTTTTTAGTGAACAAAAATTAGTCGATTTACTTGCACAAGCGCAACAAAAACAAGTTAAAATTCAAGGCATAT from Stanieria cyanosphaera PCC 7437 encodes:
- a CDS encoding BolA family protein, which codes for MINLELVETMIKEKLPDAQVTVRDLTGGGDHLEAIVVSAEFEGKSRVKQHQLVYGALQEAMASEAIHALALKTYTPQAWQATGQLV
- the dnaN gene encoding DNA polymerase III subunit beta, whose amino-acid sequence is MKLICSQSDLNSNLSLVSRIVPSRPEPLVLGNVLVIADDTTQKVSLTVFDGNLAIRTSFNAEVSEGGSITLPAKLFNDIVSKLPEMEINLDVNTSVEDSLSNATLGSEQNIVAILSSPSGKYQLSGIDASEFPELPTINTEEENASSELNIEEQNVCTVLLPVSALTEGLKCCLFAASTELSKQILTGIHFKTQKDDFVIDSLEFAATDSHRLAVVQTPLEVPETSEVEPTSAEESLAKTTNLVKDFAVTIPAKALRELERILVNSPADQTIKFSFDETQVIFELGDKRLSSLKLTGSYPAYNQLIPSNFSRQMIVDRKRLINSLELVAVLAQKNNVVKFSLDSEAQQLFLSVDARDVGNAKEALPAEIIGESIDIAFNIKYLMDGLKAMPASEIKMQLNEWNQPVIFTPVGGFKMTYLVMPVQLRN
- the pds gene encoding 15-cis-phytoene desaturase → MRVAIAGAGLAGLSCAKYLVDAGHTPIVLERRDVLGGLVAAWQDEDGDWYETGLHVFFGAYPNMLQLFKELGIEDRLQWKEHTLIFNQPEKPGTYSRFDVPDLPAPINVILSILRNKDMLTWEQKIRFAIGLLPAVVRGQQYVEDMDKFSLLDWLRMRGVDERVNSDIFIAASKALTFINPEEVSATVPLTALNRFLQERYGSKVAFLDGSPTERLCQPMVDYIKARGGDVKLNAPLKEIFLNEDKTVKGFLIRGLDGADDQLITADIYVSAMSVDPLKVMLPQSWRELDFFQKLNGLEGVPVINLHLWFDRKMTDIDQLLFSRSPLLSVYADMSNTCREYSNPDRSMLELVLAPAEDWINKSEEEIIAATMKELEKLFPQHFTGENPAKLLKYRVVKTPRSVYKAVPGCQAYRPSQKTPIANFYLAGSYTMQKYLGSMEGAVLSGKLAADAIASDNSTTQEIKPEVATIGS
- the grxD gene encoding Grx4 family monothiol glutaredoxin, giving the protein MSTAVKDRIDQLINNNKILVFMKGSKLMPQCGFSNNVVQILNTLGVPYETVDVLADLEIRQGIKEYSNWPTIPQVYINGEFVGGSDIMIELYQSGELQQMVEVALAS
- a CDS encoding DUF6761 family protein — translated: MLQNSQTIRYYQKLTDAMVDLWQRGYRFEEIRMYMEGYLACLRHSNNIEAYQINRLEEEAFRFLRDPSNFELSMPQPESDYY
- a CDS encoding phospholipase D-like domain-containing protein; its protein translation is MKQDQFIQVYFNYQADLGNSYTDPYRKITRPGDDLEAVILKEINAAQSSIDLAVQEFKLPKIAKALVQKYRSGVKVRVILENNYSLPLSQLSLTEVNRLASRDRSKYQDFLALIDSNQDGRLSNSEIAQGDALIIFKNAGIPLIDDTADGSKGSGLMHHKFMIIDRKIVLTGSVNYTLSDIHGDFTNLETRGNANNLLVINNQQLARLFTEEFNYMWGDGVGGNFDSLFGLAKPYRSPQQLVWNDTTVEIQFSPTSPSKDWELSSNGLIGKTISNADNSIDLALFVFSEQKLVDLLAQAQQKQVKIQGIFEPEFALRSYSEVLDMWGVALRDRCKYEANNNPWKKSINTVGIAQLVKGDKLHHKFAVIDRNTVITGSHNWSEAANYNNDENLLIIKNATVAQHFQQQFNLLYEQTKLEIPPYFQTKLAKQQQQCF
- the crtB gene encoding 15-cis-phytoene synthase CrtB, producing MLQLPKSKPKTNLASVTEAYEYCRQITAEYAKTFYLGTLLMPKEKRKAIWAIYAWCRRTDELVDGVEAKDTTIETLAQWEQQLESIFAGEPTDDTDVALIDTIKSFPMDIQPFRDMIAGQRMDLHRNRYETFEELKLYCYRVAGTVGLMSNAILGISNNQNNVPWEKDGQTYIPKEEAISLGIAMQLTNILRDVGEDAQRGRIYLPLEDLKAFNYTEQDLMQGVIDERWLALMRFQIKRARNYYHQAEAGIRYLIRDSRLPVWTSLILYQGILNAIEQNQYDVFSKRAFVPKVAKFSSLPLAWLRAQI
- a CDS encoding energy transducer TonB, with the protein product MPVIELTPEEEARLPNLNLELDVPEFNTTPLDNGVQSFALPPSIGPNGNLYPDLVPIPLPPPPNFNLPPLPPLPPLPSTDIKLPPIGDFSSLPLPPPLPPLESDSQTNPAIKPPATIQAPPEKLPEAQKPEVNPPQPQPKPPEKPATQPNSQQIAAQRQQRLNKNVRDLSSSLQKKEGGSTDEDARKNYVAWLNQIKTVNPEIMVIEGTYPRDACIRRLEGTSVYGVVVDASGQVLALELIKGSEYPIFNEQASQALSDRKFNNQTNQPKPYQVTVNYQYDAEICPSLTLPSLRKEQETKPETPLSPQKPQNIEKPPQPASNQREPNSKPVENNNQGNQTPEAKPPANPPQPQPINQTPEAKPPANPPQPQPINQTPEAKPPANPSQPQPLNQTPEAKPPANPPQPQPLNQTPEAKPPANPPQPSAQ